A DNA window from Roseovarius sp. Pro17 contains the following coding sequences:
- the map gene encoding type I methionyl aminopeptidase, whose amino-acid sequence MRPDMQNQHTGRTTRDGIRIHQAADFAGMHKAGALAAQILDAVAPHVTVGQTTGALDAMIEGMVNDAGATSATIGYKGYRHASCISVNHVVCHGIPGDKVLKDGDILNIDVTVIVDGWFGDTSRMYVAGTISRKAERLVQVTHDALMVGIEAVRPGNTFGDIGHAIQAYAEAHRMSVVRDFCGHGLGRVFHAPPNVVHFGRAGSGPKLEEGMFFTIEPMINLGRADTKVLADDWTAVTRDKSLSAQFEHSIGVTADGAEIFTLSPGGLFHPTYS is encoded by the coding sequence ATGAGGCCCGACATGCAAAACCAGCACACCGGACGCACCACACGCGACGGCATCCGCATCCATCAGGCAGCGGATTTTGCAGGCATGCACAAGGCCGGTGCGCTGGCCGCGCAGATCCTCGATGCCGTTGCGCCGCATGTGACAGTCGGTCAGACGACCGGCGCGCTGGATGCGATGATCGAGGGTATGGTGAACGACGCTGGCGCGACCTCGGCCACGATCGGCTACAAGGGCTATCGACACGCCAGCTGCATCAGCGTCAATCACGTCGTCTGCCACGGGATTCCGGGCGACAAGGTGCTGAAGGACGGTGATATTCTGAACATCGACGTCACAGTGATCGTCGATGGCTGGTTCGGCGATACCAGCCGTATGTATGTGGCAGGCACAATCAGCCGCAAGGCCGAGCGTCTGGTGCAGGTCACTCACGACGCGCTGATGGTCGGGATCGAGGCAGTGCGCCCCGGCAATACCTTTGGCGATATCGGCCACGCGATCCAGGCCTATGCCGAGGCGCATCGTATGTCGGTCGTGCGCGATTTCTGCGGTCATGGGCTGGGCCGCGTGTTTCACGCGCCGCCCAATGTGGTGCATTTCGGGCGCGCGGGATCGGGCCCTAAGCTGGAAGAAGGCATGTTTTTCACCATCGAGCCGATGATCAATCTAGGCCGCGCCGACACCAAGGTGCTGGCTGATGACTGGACGGCGGTGACGCGCGACAAATCGCTGTCGGCGCAGTTTGAGCATTCGATCGGCGTCACGGCGGACGGAGCCGAGATTTTCACGCTCTCGCCCGGTGGCCTCTTTCACCCAACCTACAGCTGA